A single region of the Thunnus maccoyii chromosome 10, fThuMac1.1, whole genome shotgun sequence genome encodes:
- the pnp4b gene encoding purine nucleoside phosphorylase 4b isoform X1 produces MRETHGEHVHYCTCVLHTDCGNRKFSGEPTESTVSCGEDTRVCCEQVSSSGVKEVVASSKVLLNSAHSHLYSGTMHGKGNPCCCSFEDYNLTTEWLLNQTSHRPKVAVICGSGLGLLADVAADKQIIRYQDIPNFPVSTVAGHEGCLVFGTIEDTTCVFMQGHFHLYEGYSLCQVTFPVRIFKLMGVETVLVTNASGGICPDFKVGDIMIIKDHINLPGFAGQHPLCGPNDERFGIRFPCMSDAYSKDLRRLTLDVVSELGCSDFVREGVYCMVSGPNFETIAEARMLRILGCDSVGMSTVPEVTVAKHCGLRVLGLSLITNKVSLDYSREEKVNHEEVLQISKMRTEVLQKLATMLISRCQQQSINTH; encoded by the exons ATGAGAGAGACACATGGTGAGCATGTTCACTACTGCACCTGTGTGCTGCACACTGACTGTGGCAACAGGAAGTTCTCAGGTGAACCAACTGAATCCACTGTTTCCTGTGGTGAAGACACCCGTGTGTGTTGTGAGCAGGTGAGCTCGTCAGGTGTGAAGGAGGTTGTTGCTTCCTCTAAAGTCCTCCTTAACTCCGCCCACTCTCACCTCTACAG cgGGACAATGCACGGCAAAGGGAACCCCTG TTGCTGCTCCTTCGAGGACTACAACCTGACCACCGAGTGGCTCCTGAACCAGACGAGTCACCGTCCGAAGGTTGCAGTGATCTGCGGTTCAGGACTCGGTCTGTTGGCCGACGTAGCTGCCGACAAGCAGATCATCAGGTACCAGGATATCCCCAACTTCCCTGTCAGCACAG tcgCAGGTCATGAAGGCTGTCTGGTGTTTGGGACGATCGAGGACACTACCTGCGTCTTCATGCAGGGTCACTTCCACCTGTATGAAGGTTACTCCCTCTGCCAG GTGACGTTCCCCGTGCGGATCTTTAAGCTGATGGGGGTGGAGACGGTTCTGGTGACGAACGCCTCTGGAGGAATCTGTCCTGACTTTAAAGTCGGTGACATCATGATCATCAAAGACCACATCAACCTGCCGGGATTCGCTGGACAACATCCGCTGTGTGGACCCAACGACGAGCG gttTGGGATCAGGTTTCCCTGCATGTCTGATGCGTACAGTAAGGATCTGAGGCGTCTGACTCTGGACGTGGTGTCTGAACTGGGCTGCAGTGATTTCGTCAGAGAGGGAGTCTACTGCATGGTGAGCGGGCCCAACTTCGAAACCATCGCTGAGGCCAGAATGCTGCGGATCCTCGGCTGTGACTCTGTGG GTATGAGTACAGTTCCTGAGGTGACGGTGGCGAAACACTGCGGACTCAGAGTTCTCGGTCTGTCCCTGATCACCAACAAg GTGTCTCTGGACTACAGTCGGGAGGAGAAGGTGAACCATGAGGAGGTTCTTCAGATCAGTAAAATGAGGACGGAGGTTCTGCAGAAACTCGCCACCATGCTGATCAGTCGCTGCCAGCAGCAGAGCATcaacacacactaa
- the pnp4b gene encoding purine nucleoside phosphorylase 4b isoform X2 — MVSSSGVKEVVASSKVLLNSAHSHLYSGTMHGKGNPCCCSFEDYNLTTEWLLNQTSHRPKVAVICGSGLGLLADVAADKQIIRYQDIPNFPVSTVAGHEGCLVFGTIEDTTCVFMQGHFHLYEGYSLCQVTFPVRIFKLMGVETVLVTNASGGICPDFKVGDIMIIKDHINLPGFAGQHPLCGPNDERFGIRFPCMSDAYSKDLRRLTLDVVSELGCSDFVREGVYCMVSGPNFETIAEARMLRILGCDSVGMSTVPEVTVAKHCGLRVLGLSLITNKVSLDYSREEKVNHEEVLQISKMRTEVLQKLATMLISRCQQQSINTH; from the exons ATG GTGAGCTCGTCAGGTGTGAAGGAGGTTGTTGCTTCCTCTAAAGTCCTCCTTAACTCCGCCCACTCTCACCTCTACAG cgGGACAATGCACGGCAAAGGGAACCCCTG TTGCTGCTCCTTCGAGGACTACAACCTGACCACCGAGTGGCTCCTGAACCAGACGAGTCACCGTCCGAAGGTTGCAGTGATCTGCGGTTCAGGACTCGGTCTGTTGGCCGACGTAGCTGCCGACAAGCAGATCATCAGGTACCAGGATATCCCCAACTTCCCTGTCAGCACAG tcgCAGGTCATGAAGGCTGTCTGGTGTTTGGGACGATCGAGGACACTACCTGCGTCTTCATGCAGGGTCACTTCCACCTGTATGAAGGTTACTCCCTCTGCCAG GTGACGTTCCCCGTGCGGATCTTTAAGCTGATGGGGGTGGAGACGGTTCTGGTGACGAACGCCTCTGGAGGAATCTGTCCTGACTTTAAAGTCGGTGACATCATGATCATCAAAGACCACATCAACCTGCCGGGATTCGCTGGACAACATCCGCTGTGTGGACCCAACGACGAGCG gttTGGGATCAGGTTTCCCTGCATGTCTGATGCGTACAGTAAGGATCTGAGGCGTCTGACTCTGGACGTGGTGTCTGAACTGGGCTGCAGTGATTTCGTCAGAGAGGGAGTCTACTGCATGGTGAGCGGGCCCAACTTCGAAACCATCGCTGAGGCCAGAATGCTGCGGATCCTCGGCTGTGACTCTGTGG GTATGAGTACAGTTCCTGAGGTGACGGTGGCGAAACACTGCGGACTCAGAGTTCTCGGTCTGTCCCTGATCACCAACAAg GTGTCTCTGGACTACAGTCGGGAGGAGAAGGTGAACCATGAGGAGGTTCTTCAGATCAGTAAAATGAGGACGGAGGTTCTGCAGAAACTCGCCACCATGCTGATCAGTCGCTGCCAGCAGCAGAGCATcaacacacactaa
- the pnp4b gene encoding purine nucleoside phosphorylase 4b isoform X4: MFTTAPVCCTLTVATGSSQVNQLNPLFPVVKTPVCVVSSGTMHGKGNPCCCSFEDYNLTTEWLLNQTSHRPKVAVICGSGLGLLADVAADKQIIRYQDIPNFPVSTVAGHEGCLVFGTIEDTTCVFMQGHFHLYEGYSLCQVTFPVRIFKLMGVETVLVTNASGGICPDFKVGDIMIIKDHINLPGFAGQHPLCGPNDERFGIRFPCMSDAYSKDLRRLTLDVVSELGCSDFVREGVYCMVSGPNFETIAEARMLRILGCDSVGMSTVPEVTVAKHCGLRVLGLSLITNKVSLDYSREEKVNHEEVLQISKMRTEVLQKLATMLISRCQQQSINTH; encoded by the exons ATGTTCACTACTGCACCTGTGTGCTGCACACTGACTGTGGCAACAGGAAGTTCTCAGGTGAACCAACTGAATCCACTGTTTCCTGTGGTGAAGACACCCGTGTGTGTTGTGAGCAG cgGGACAATGCACGGCAAAGGGAACCCCTG TTGCTGCTCCTTCGAGGACTACAACCTGACCACCGAGTGGCTCCTGAACCAGACGAGTCACCGTCCGAAGGTTGCAGTGATCTGCGGTTCAGGACTCGGTCTGTTGGCCGACGTAGCTGCCGACAAGCAGATCATCAGGTACCAGGATATCCCCAACTTCCCTGTCAGCACAG tcgCAGGTCATGAAGGCTGTCTGGTGTTTGGGACGATCGAGGACACTACCTGCGTCTTCATGCAGGGTCACTTCCACCTGTATGAAGGTTACTCCCTCTGCCAG GTGACGTTCCCCGTGCGGATCTTTAAGCTGATGGGGGTGGAGACGGTTCTGGTGACGAACGCCTCTGGAGGAATCTGTCCTGACTTTAAAGTCGGTGACATCATGATCATCAAAGACCACATCAACCTGCCGGGATTCGCTGGACAACATCCGCTGTGTGGACCCAACGACGAGCG gttTGGGATCAGGTTTCCCTGCATGTCTGATGCGTACAGTAAGGATCTGAGGCGTCTGACTCTGGACGTGGTGTCTGAACTGGGCTGCAGTGATTTCGTCAGAGAGGGAGTCTACTGCATGGTGAGCGGGCCCAACTTCGAAACCATCGCTGAGGCCAGAATGCTGCGGATCCTCGGCTGTGACTCTGTGG GTATGAGTACAGTTCCTGAGGTGACGGTGGCGAAACACTGCGGACTCAGAGTTCTCGGTCTGTCCCTGATCACCAACAAg GTGTCTCTGGACTACAGTCGGGAGGAGAAGGTGAACCATGAGGAGGTTCTTCAGATCAGTAAAATGAGGACGGAGGTTCTGCAGAAACTCGCCACCATGCTGATCAGTCGCTGCCAGCAGCAGAGCATcaacacacactaa
- the pnp4b gene encoding purine nucleoside phosphorylase 4b isoform X3 has protein sequence MHGKGNPCCCSFEDYNLTTEWLLNQTSHRPKVAVICGSGLGLLADVAADKQIIRYQDIPNFPVSTVAGHEGCLVFGTIEDTTCVFMQGHFHLYEGYSLCQVTFPVRIFKLMGVETVLVTNASGGICPDFKVGDIMIIKDHINLPGFAGQHPLCGPNDERFGIRFPCMSDAYSKDLRRLTLDVVSELGCSDFVREGVYCMVSGPNFETIAEARMLRILGCDSVGMSTVPEVTVAKHCGLRVLGLSLITNKVSLDYSREEKVNHEEVLQISKMRTEVLQKLATMLISRCQQQSINTH, from the exons ATGCACGGCAAAGGGAACCCCTG TTGCTGCTCCTTCGAGGACTACAACCTGACCACCGAGTGGCTCCTGAACCAGACGAGTCACCGTCCGAAGGTTGCAGTGATCTGCGGTTCAGGACTCGGTCTGTTGGCCGACGTAGCTGCCGACAAGCAGATCATCAGGTACCAGGATATCCCCAACTTCCCTGTCAGCACAG tcgCAGGTCATGAAGGCTGTCTGGTGTTTGGGACGATCGAGGACACTACCTGCGTCTTCATGCAGGGTCACTTCCACCTGTATGAAGGTTACTCCCTCTGCCAG GTGACGTTCCCCGTGCGGATCTTTAAGCTGATGGGGGTGGAGACGGTTCTGGTGACGAACGCCTCTGGAGGAATCTGTCCTGACTTTAAAGTCGGTGACATCATGATCATCAAAGACCACATCAACCTGCCGGGATTCGCTGGACAACATCCGCTGTGTGGACCCAACGACGAGCG gttTGGGATCAGGTTTCCCTGCATGTCTGATGCGTACAGTAAGGATCTGAGGCGTCTGACTCTGGACGTGGTGTCTGAACTGGGCTGCAGTGATTTCGTCAGAGAGGGAGTCTACTGCATGGTGAGCGGGCCCAACTTCGAAACCATCGCTGAGGCCAGAATGCTGCGGATCCTCGGCTGTGACTCTGTGG GTATGAGTACAGTTCCTGAGGTGACGGTGGCGAAACACTGCGGACTCAGAGTTCTCGGTCTGTCCCTGATCACCAACAAg GTGTCTCTGGACTACAGTCGGGAGGAGAAGGTGAACCATGAGGAGGTTCTTCAGATCAGTAAAATGAGGACGGAGGTTCTGCAGAAACTCGCCACCATGCTGATCAGTCGCTGCCAGCAGCAGAGCATcaacacacactaa
- the calb1 gene encoding calbindin: MASSLLQAVEISASQFLDIFHHYDNDGNGFIEGKELQSFIRELREARQKAGLDLTDEMRQFVSEYEETTDRRIGLVELVQILPTEENFLLFFRQQLSSASQFLQTWRRYDVDHSGYIEAEELKNFLKDLLLKNQRTCDQNKLDEYTAATLKIFDSDGDGKLCLAEMARLLPDEQNFVLRFEGIKTSRRQFNRTFDLYDRDGSGFMDEAELDVLLRDLCENNKKVLDSADLPLYRASIMQLSDRGKLYRSELALLLCDED, encoded by the exons ATGGCCAGCTCCCTCCTGCAGGCAGTGGAGATATCCGCCTCTCAGTTTCTGGACATCTTTCATCACTACGACAACGATG GAAACGGATTCATCGAAGgaaaagagctgcagagtttcATCAGAGAGCTGCGAGAAGCTCGACAGAAGGCGGGACTG gATCTGACGGATGAGATGAGACAGTTTGTGAGTGAATATGAGGAGACGACAGATCGCAGGATCGGACTGGTTGAA CTGGTTCAGATTCTTCCCACTGAGGAGAACTTCCTGTTGTTCTTCAGACAGCAGCTGAGCTCCGCCTCTCAGTTCCTGCAG ACGTGGAGACGTTATGATGTCGACCACAGCGGCTACATTGAGGCAGAAGAGCTGAAG AACTTCCTGAAGgatctgctgctgaaaaacCAAAGAACATGTGACCAGAACAAGCTGGACGAGTACACAGCAGCAACT ttgaaGATTTTTGATTCAGATGGTGACGGAAAACTCTGCTTGGCAGAAATGGCCAG GTTGCTGCCTGATGAACAGAACTTCGTGCTCAGGTTTGAG GGAATAAAGACGTCCAGACGTCAGTTCAACAGGACCTTTGATCTCTATGATCGG gatgGCAGTGGGTTCATGGATGAAGCAGAGCTCGACGTTCTCCTCAGAGATCTGTGTGAGAACAACAAGAAG gtTCTGGACTCTGCAGATCTTCCTCTTTATCGGGCGTCCATCATGCAGCTGTCAGACAGAGGGAAACTTTACCGCAGCGAGCtcgctctgctgctctgtgatgAAGACTGA